A single region of the Microcella sp. genome encodes:
- a CDS encoding DNA polymerase Y family protein — protein sequence MQRTLVLWVPDWPVIAAVREGLAREGAPVAVMAANRVVACSPAARSEGVRAGQRRREAQSLCTSLVVVAVDEGRDHRLFAPLIDAVEALVAGVQVVRPGLLAIAARGPAGYYGGERAAAIALRGAVLAEAVHDVRIGVADGPFAAELAARTASPAEPVRIVAAEASASFLAEFSVTTLGDPELATLLGRLGVRTLGDFAALPADAVRDRFGAAGAHRHALAGAADATVLVPRTPPPDLERVLELEPPLDRVDQLAFAVRQLADELVETLTSRLLVATAIRIGFRDEHGTETERAWLHPRSFRASEIVDRVRWQLSGETRTAGALGSVRAPEADRGPGLRSAITRVRIVPESVDDLAHHEPGLWGTAPDERVHHALSRVQSLLGHDAVLTAQRGGGRTLAERTMLVPWGDRAVITRPRDRPWPGALPLPAPATVFPSRHAVTVVDAHGAIVSIDDRMRLSAAPAGFAPAAGGTTRPVASWAGPWPLDEQWWSIRRRRLHRLQVVDAAGVAWLLVLEGTSWWAEARYD from the coding sequence ATGCAGCGCACGCTCGTGCTGTGGGTGCCTGATTGGCCCGTCATCGCGGCCGTGCGTGAGGGGCTCGCCCGCGAGGGGGCGCCGGTCGCGGTGATGGCGGCGAACCGCGTCGTGGCGTGCTCGCCGGCCGCTCGCAGTGAAGGAGTGCGCGCGGGGCAGCGGCGGCGCGAGGCGCAGTCGCTCTGCACCTCGCTCGTCGTCGTTGCCGTCGACGAGGGGCGCGACCACCGCCTGTTCGCTCCGCTCATCGACGCCGTCGAAGCCCTCGTCGCTGGCGTGCAGGTCGTGCGGCCAGGCCTGCTGGCGATCGCAGCCCGAGGCCCTGCCGGCTACTACGGCGGTGAGCGCGCGGCCGCGATCGCGCTGCGTGGTGCAGTGCTCGCCGAAGCCGTGCACGATGTGCGCATCGGTGTTGCCGACGGGCCGTTCGCGGCAGAGCTCGCTGCGCGCACTGCCTCACCCGCCGAGCCGGTGCGCATCGTGGCGGCTGAGGCCTCGGCATCGTTTCTCGCCGAGTTCTCGGTCACCACGCTCGGCGACCCCGAGCTCGCGACGCTGCTCGGCCGACTCGGTGTGCGCACGCTCGGCGACTTCGCAGCCCTGCCCGCCGATGCCGTGCGCGATCGGTTCGGTGCCGCCGGAGCCCACCGGCACGCGCTCGCGGGCGCCGCAGACGCCACCGTGCTCGTGCCGCGCACTCCCCCGCCCGACCTCGAACGGGTGCTCGAGCTCGAACCGCCCCTCGACCGCGTCGACCAGCTCGCCTTCGCCGTGCGGCAACTCGCCGATGAGCTCGTCGAGACCCTCACGAGCCGACTGCTCGTCGCCACCGCCATCCGCATCGGCTTTCGCGACGAGCACGGCACTGAGACCGAGCGAGCGTGGCTGCACCCGCGATCGTTCCGAGCCAGTGAGATCGTCGACCGCGTGCGCTGGCAGCTCAGCGGCGAGACGCGCACGGCAGGCGCACTGGGCTCTGTCAGAGCGCCCGAGGCCGACCGCGGCCCCGGCCTGCGCTCGGCCATCACCCGGGTGCGCATCGTGCCCGAGAGCGTCGACGACCTCGCCCACCATGAGCCAGGGCTGTGGGGCACGGCGCCCGACGAGCGCGTGCACCACGCTCTGTCGCGGGTGCAGAGCCTGCTCGGTCATGACGCCGTGCTCACCGCGCAGCGCGGCGGGGGGCGCACGCTGGCCGAACGAACGATGCTCGTGCCCTGGGGCGATCGCGCGGTCATCACCCGGCCCCGAGATCGGCCATGGCCTGGCGCGCTGCCGCTGCCCGCACCCGCCACAGTATTCCCCTCACGGCATGCAGTGACGGTGGTCGACGCGCACGGTGCCATCGTGAGCATCGACGACCGCATGAGGCTCTCTGCCGCTCCTGCTGGCTTCGCGCCTGCCGCGGGCGGAACGACCCGGCCGGTCGCCTCGTGGGCAGGGCCGTGGCCGCTCGACGAGCAGTGGTGGAGCATCCGCCGGCGGCGACTGCATCGCCTGCAGGTCGTCGACGCGGCGGGCGTTGCCTGGTTGCTCGTGCTCGAGGGCACCAGCTGGTGGGCCGAGGCTCGCTATGACTAG
- a CDS encoding DUF2834 domain-containing protein, with translation MTRHWNAPAIVFLILAIAGLIGTWTYNIIAIIERNDFLGDWFDNGPAVGSLTTDLLILAVAACVVIVVEGRRLGMKHLWAYIVFSGLTAIAFTFPLFLANRERRLVAVRQTVAPS, from the coding sequence ATGACTCGTCATTGGAACGCCCCAGCCATCGTGTTCCTCATTCTTGCGATCGCGGGCCTCATCGGCACCTGGACGTACAACATCATCGCCATCATCGAGCGCAACGACTTTCTCGGCGACTGGTTCGACAACGGCCCTGCCGTGGGCTCGCTCACGACCGACCTGCTCATCTTGGCAGTCGCGGCGTGCGTCGTCATCGTCGTCGAAGGTCGGCGTCTCGGCATGAAGCATCTCTGGGCCTACATCGTGTTCTCTGGTCTCACCGCGATCGCCTTCACGTTTCCTCTGTTCCTCGCGAACCGCGAGCGCCGACTCGTCGCCGTGCGGCAGACCGTGGCACCCTCGTAG
- a CDS encoding Pr6Pr family membrane protein, which produces MTRSRFFGVLRLATAVLGVVALTSRFVYGLGFSSFASQNFFGYLTVQSNMLAVVVCVMSGVVALRSRPEPVWMPGLRVSITTFLVVAGIVFTLLVTQSAERGYYLEVPWSDQILHYWLPVILLVDWLVGPGSQRTPWRTLVYVIGYPLVWGLATLVRGAVVGWYPYFFMDPGQVSGWGEFLAYAVGALTLFAAVASLLMVAPLLIARLDSLVTLIGRRARARPSPDR; this is translated from the coding sequence GTGACACGGTCGCGCTTCTTCGGCGTGCTTCGGCTCGCCACCGCCGTGCTCGGTGTCGTCGCCCTCACCAGCCGTTTCGTCTACGGCCTGGGGTTCAGCAGCTTCGCCTCGCAGAACTTCTTCGGCTATCTGACGGTGCAGAGCAACATGCTCGCGGTCGTCGTGTGCGTCATGAGCGGAGTGGTCGCCCTGCGATCGCGACCAGAACCGGTGTGGATGCCCGGCCTGCGAGTCTCGATCACCACGTTTCTCGTGGTCGCTGGCATCGTGTTCACGCTGCTGGTCACGCAGTCGGCCGAGCGCGGGTACTACCTCGAAGTGCCGTGGAGCGACCAGATTCTGCACTACTGGCTGCCCGTGATCCTGCTCGTCGACTGGCTCGTGGGCCCCGGGAGCCAGCGCACGCCGTGGCGCACGCTCGTGTACGTCATCGGGTATCCGCTCGTGTGGGGGCTCGCCACGCTCGTGCGTGGAGCCGTGGTCGGCTGGTACCCCTACTTCTTCATGGATCCTGGTCAGGTGTCGGGCTGGGGCGAGTTTCTTGCCTATGCCGTCGGAGCGCTGACGCTCTTCGCGGCCGTCGCGTCGCTGCTCATGGTGGCGCCGCTGCTCATCGCGCGCCTCGACAGCCTGGTCACGCTGATCGGAAGAAGGGCGCGAGCTCGTCCATCACCTGATCGATGA
- a CDS encoding FAD-dependent oxidoreductase — MSISRRTVIAGATGATVLTIAACTSTPSPAPTATVSPTPSRARPTAIARSHWSREPFSQGSTSYLPVGGTAAHRARLAHPIAERLFFAGEATSVEAPNQLEGARDTGVRAAEQIVRAASAGERIAVIGAGMAGAACARALSAADLDVIVIEARDRVGGRVLSLDAAEWGLAVELGGMRAAAEGSSSLRDDLAEAGVPVRALDSTARRAADGAQIQHDGARERVLDRARAAAENFGYDVPLSTALTALAPLGDDSEAGALSEEEAAAAAVAEIVGGRAGALARQLSAANGIDELAPRWDAAVGGSLQQYVADLIDGIDVLRSSAVTALIYDDEGVAIRLGTGESISVDRVVITIPLGVLKDGGVAFDPPLPAAHREAIASLGVGELETVALRFEAATWSETAAIWHGDPTAEAIVSEWINLQSVAGAPVLVGLIGPQRVAILEQLTDDELIDQVMDELAPFFRSA, encoded by the coding sequence ATGAGCATTTCGCGCCGTACCGTCATCGCCGGAGCAACCGGTGCGACCGTGCTGACGATCGCGGCCTGCACGTCGACGCCCTCCCCCGCGCCCACTGCGACGGTGAGCCCGACACCGTCGCGCGCACGCCCCACGGCCATCGCACGCTCTCACTGGTCGCGCGAACCGTTCTCGCAGGGCTCGACCAGCTACCTGCCCGTCGGGGGCACTGCTGCGCACAGAGCCCGGCTCGCCCACCCCATTGCAGAGCGGCTGTTCTTCGCGGGCGAGGCCACCTCGGTCGAGGCGCCGAACCAGCTCGAGGGTGCGCGCGACACGGGAGTGCGCGCCGCGGAGCAGATTGTGCGCGCGGCGAGCGCTGGTGAGCGCATCGCCGTGATCGGCGCCGGCATGGCGGGCGCCGCGTGCGCTCGAGCGCTCAGCGCCGCAGATCTGGACGTCATCGTGATCGAAGCCCGCGATCGGGTCGGCGGTCGGGTGCTGTCACTCGACGCGGCAGAGTGGGGCCTCGCGGTCGAGCTGGGCGGCATGCGTGCAGCCGCCGAGGGCTCGAGTTCGCTGCGTGACGACCTCGCCGAGGCGGGAGTGCCCGTGCGCGCACTCGACTCGACGGCCAGACGAGCGGCAGATGGCGCACAGATACAGCACGACGGCGCGCGCGAACGGGTGCTCGACCGCGCGAGAGCGGCGGCCGAGAACTTCGGCTACGACGTGCCGCTGTCGACCGCTCTCACGGCTCTCGCGCCGCTCGGCGACGACTCGGAGGCAGGGGCGCTCAGCGAAGAAGAGGCGGCAGCGGCCGCGGTCGCCGAGATCGTCGGCGGCCGTGCTGGTGCGCTCGCACGTCAACTGTCTGCCGCGAACGGCATCGATGAGCTCGCACCCCGCTGGGATGCAGCGGTCGGCGGCAGCCTGCAGCAGTACGTCGCCGACCTGATCGACGGCATCGACGTGCTGCGGTCGAGCGCCGTGACGGCCCTCATCTACGACGACGAGGGTGTGGCTATCCGGTTGGGAACGGGAGAATCGATCTCGGTCGATCGCGTCGTCATCACGATTCCCCTCGGGGTGCTGAAAGACGGCGGGGTGGCGTTCGATCCGCCCCTGCCTGCAGCCCACCGCGAGGCGATCGCCTCACTCGGAGTGGGCGAGCTCGAGACGGTTGCCCTGCGATTCGAGGCGGCGACGTGGAGTGAGACTGCTGCCATCTGGCACGGTGATCCCACTGCAGAGGCGATCGTGAGCGAGTGGATCAACCTGCAGTCGGTCGCCGGAGCGCCCGTGCTGGTGGGGCTCATCGGCCCGCAGCGGGTCGCCATTCTCGAGCAGCTCACCGACGACGAGCTCATCGATCAGGTGATGGACGAGCTCGCGCCCTTCTTCCGATCAGCGTGA
- a CDS encoding M20/M25/M40 family metallo-hydrolase — MASDAALDSLDDTARIARDLIRFDTTNYGEGRSNGETEAAEYVEAILRDLGLAPELIDSAPGRTSVVAHVKGRYEHPIDRSRGDRPALVVHGHLDVVPADPANWSVDPFAGEVRDGLLWGRGAVDMKNMDAMMLTALREVIASGGPNRDLVIAFFADEENGGEYGSHHLVKTRAELFAGATEAISEVGGYSVELAGRRAYLLQTGEKALVWIRLRARGTAAHGSRVIRDNAVTKLAIAVAALGQAEWPMQLTSTTELLLGELARVLGVDPGSLSADELLERTGSAAGFLTATIRTTSNPTLLTGGYKHNVIPDTAEALIDIRTLPGEEDAVLEEVRRIVGDDIEIEIVVRDIGLENPFSGALVDAMVGTLQRHDPGAEVLPYLLSGGTDNKALSELGIVGYGFAPLKLTPDLDFPAMFHGVDERVPLDALAFGHRALTDLLRSY, encoded by the coding sequence ATGGCTTCAGATGCTGCACTCGACTCGCTCGACGACACCGCACGCATCGCCCGCGACCTCATCCGTTTCGACACCACCAACTACGGCGAAGGCCGCAGCAACGGTGAGACCGAAGCTGCCGAGTACGTCGAGGCGATCTTGCGCGATCTCGGGCTCGCCCCCGAGTTGATTGACTCGGCACCGGGGCGCACGAGCGTGGTGGCTCACGTGAAGGGTCGGTACGAGCATCCGATCGATCGATCGCGCGGTGACCGGCCCGCTCTCGTGGTGCACGGACACCTCGACGTCGTGCCCGCCGACCCGGCGAACTGGAGCGTCGACCCCTTCGCCGGAGAAGTGCGCGACGGGCTCTTGTGGGGGCGCGGGGCGGTCGACATGAAGAACATGGACGCGATGATGCTCACCGCGCTGCGCGAGGTGATCGCGAGCGGAGGCCCGAACCGCGACCTCGTGATCGCCTTCTTCGCCGATGAGGAGAACGGCGGCGAATACGGCTCGCACCACCTCGTGAAGACCCGCGCAGAGCTGTTCGCCGGAGCCACCGAAGCCATCAGCGAAGTGGGCGGCTACTCGGTCGAGCTCGCCGGTCGGCGCGCCTACCTCTTGCAGACGGGCGAGAAGGCGCTCGTCTGGATTCGCCTGCGAGCTCGCGGCACAGCGGCGCACGGTTCGCGCGTCATTCGCGACAATGCCGTGACGAAGCTCGCCATCGCGGTCGCCGCCCTCGGGCAGGCTGAGTGGCCGATGCAGCTGACGTCGACGACAGAGTTGCTGCTCGGCGAGCTCGCGCGAGTGCTCGGCGTCGACCCGGGCAGCCTGAGTGCCGACGAGCTGCTCGAACGCACCGGTTCGGCCGCAGGGTTCTTGACAGCTACCATCCGCACCACGAGCAACCCGACACTGCTGACGGGCGGCTACAAGCACAACGTGATTCCTGACACAGCCGAGGCGCTCATCGACATCCGCACTCTGCCGGGGGAGGAAGACGCCGTGCTTGAAGAAGTGCGGCGCATCGTCGGCGATGACATCGAGATCGAGATCGTCGTGCGCGATATCGGACTCGAGAACCCGTTCTCGGGCGCACTCGTCGACGCCATGGTCGGCACTCTGCAGCGCCACGACCCCGGTGCCGAAGTGCTGCCCTACCTCTTGAGCGGAGGCACCGACAACAAGGCCCTCTCTGAACTCGGCATCGTCGGCTACGGTTTCGCTCCGCTCAAGCTCACGCCCGACCTCGACTTTCCTGCGATGTTCCACGGAGTCGACGAGCGTGTGCCGCTCGACGCGCTCGCCTTTGGGCACCGCGCGCTCACCGACCTGCTTCGTTCTTACTGA
- a CDS encoding undecaprenyl-diphosphate phosphatase, protein MLEAIILGIIQGLTEFLPVSSSAHLRIAALVLPSATDPGATFTAITQIGTEVAVLVYFWRDITRIISRWFAHVTRRGVAANDPDVRMGWLIIIGSVPIVLVGYFAQEYIRSTFRSLWLVAIVLIVFGLLLGLADWLGRRTRELTDLTYPHGFAYGLAQTLALVPGVSRSGATTSMGLALGYTRPAAARYAFLLAVPAVFGSGFYELLTAIRDPGSSPFTGLETAIATLVAFFVGLAVIAGLMAYISKRSFLPFVIYRVLLGSTLLVLLSMGVIEPL, encoded by the coding sequence ATGCTCGAGGCGATCATCCTCGGAATCATTCAAGGGCTCACCGAGTTTCTGCCCGTCTCGTCGAGCGCGCACTTGCGCATCGCCGCACTCGTGCTGCCGAGCGCGACCGATCCGGGTGCGACCTTCACCGCGATCACCCAGATCGGCACAGAGGTCGCCGTGCTCGTCTACTTCTGGCGCGACATCACCCGCATCATCAGTCGCTGGTTCGCGCACGTCACCCGCCGGGGCGTTGCGGCGAACGACCCCGACGTGCGCATGGGGTGGCTCATCATCATCGGTTCAGTGCCGATCGTGCTCGTCGGCTACTTCGCCCAAGAGTACATTCGGTCGACCTTCCGCTCGCTCTGGCTCGTCGCCATCGTGCTCATCGTGTTCGGGCTACTGCTCGGACTCGCCGACTGGCTCGGCCGCCGCACTCGAGAGCTCACCGACCTCACCTACCCGCACGGCTTCGCCTACGGCCTTGCGCAGACGCTGGCACTGGTTCCCGGCGTCTCGCGGTCGGGGGCCACGACGAGCATGGGGCTCGCGCTCGGCTACACCCGGCCGGCTGCGGCTCGATACGCGTTTCTGCTGGCCGTGCCCGCCGTATTCGGCAGCGGGTTCTACGAACTGCTGACCGCCATTCGCGACCCCGGTTCGAGCCCCTTCACAGGGCTCGAGACCGCGATCGCCACGCTCGTCGCCTTCTTCGTCGGGCTCGCTGTCATCGCCGGGCTCATGGCATACATCTCGAAGCGCTCGTTTCTGCCGTTCGTGATCTATCGCGTGCTGCTCGGCTCGACGCTGCTGGTGCTGCTGTCGATGGGTGTCATCGAGCCGCTCTAG
- a CDS encoding hemerythrin domain-containing protein produces the protein MTERETTRLIAWSTELRRVHARLRDALELTREAVSAGHSTEHAARDLLVYCHGFCAALDGHHQGEDRVLFPAIEQAHPHLTDVLRSLARDHSMIRHLVLGLRAAVERAASTAELERHLDGIAAIMESHFRYEEKALLEVLASLELTADPAATLGPL, from the coding sequence GTGACTGAGCGCGAGACGACCAGGCTCATCGCCTGGAGCACCGAGTTGCGCCGCGTGCACGCGCGGCTGCGAGACGCGCTCGAGCTCACGCGCGAGGCCGTGAGCGCCGGGCACTCGACCGAGCATGCAGCGCGCGACCTGCTGGTCTACTGCCACGGGTTCTGCGCGGCACTCGACGGCCATCATCAGGGCGAAGACCGCGTGCTCTTTCCGGCGATCGAGCAGGCTCATCCGCACCTGACCGACGTGCTGCGATCGCTCGCGCGCGATCACTCGATGATCAGACACCTGGTGCTGGGACTGCGCGCGGCCGTCGAACGTGCGGCATCGACCGCTGAGCTCGAGCGGCACCTCGACGGCATAGCTGCCATCATGGAGAGCCACTTCCGCTATGAAGAGAAGGCGCTGCTCGAGGTGCTGGCCTCACTCGAACTCACCGCAGACCCGGCTGCGACCTTGGGGCCGCTGTGA
- a CDS encoding PAC2 family protein has translation MTSSDLFRGGRLLVVAFEGWNDAGEAASGAVRALKNVLDVVPIADIDPEDYYDFQLNRPHIELDDDGQRRLRWPGVTLYGPAGDDGLPRERAVADDPIGVSGTNHENIYLLLGTEPSRGWKTFATETIDQALTADITGVILLGALLADVPHTRAIAIHTSSENPEVRDELGVERSSYEGPVGILSVIAAMAEEAGIPTVALWASVPHYVHNAPSPKATLALLDKLEELVDVVIPRGDLLDEAREWEEGIDALANDDDEMRSYIDQLERARDAVEAPEASGEAIAQEFERYLRKRDDEPPTDGPRAS, from the coding sequence GTGACGTCGAGTGATCTGTTCCGCGGCGGGCGACTCTTGGTCGTCGCCTTCGAGGGCTGGAACGACGCCGGTGAAGCGGCGAGCGGTGCGGTGCGCGCGCTCAAGAACGTGCTCGACGTGGTGCCGATCGCCGACATCGACCCCGAAGACTATTACGACTTTCAGCTCAACCGACCGCACATCGAGCTCGACGACGACGGCCAGCGACGATTGCGCTGGCCCGGCGTGACGCTCTACGGCCCCGCGGGTGACGACGGGCTGCCGCGCGAGCGGGCCGTGGCCGATGACCCGATCGGGGTCAGCGGCACCAATCACGAGAACATCTATCTGCTGCTCGGCACCGAGCCCTCGCGGGGCTGGAAGACCTTCGCGACCGAGACGATCGACCAGGCGCTCACGGCCGACATCACGGGCGTCATCCTGCTCGGAGCCCTGCTCGCAGATGTGCCGCACACGCGCGCGATCGCCATCCACACCTCGAGCGAGAACCCCGAGGTGCGCGACGAGCTCGGCGTCGAGCGCAGCAGCTACGAGGGGCCAGTCGGCATTCTCAGTGTCATCGCGGCGATGGCCGAAGAGGCAGGCATTCCGACGGTCGCGCTGTGGGCATCCGTGCCTCACTATGTGCACAACGCCCCCTCGCCCAAGGCGACCCTCGCCCTGCTCGACAAGCTCGAAGAGCTCGTCGATGTCGTCATCCCTCGTGGCGACCTGCTCGACGAGGCTCGCGAGTGGGAGGAAGGCATCGACGCGCTCGCCAACGACGACGACGAGATGCGGTCGTACATCGACCAGCTCGAGCGGGCGCGCGACGCCGTCGAGGCGCCCGAGGCGAGCGGCGAGGCGATCGCGCAAGAGTTCGAGCGCTACCTGCGCAAGCGCGACGACGAACCGCCGACCGACGGCCCGCGCGCCAGCTGA
- a CDS encoding HAD family phosphatase, with amino-acid sequence MSPPRPAAVLWDMDGTIVDTEPYWMRAETDLVTEHGGSWSPEQGMQLVGSGLVQSARILQQAGVALEVDEIIDTLTDRVMVQIDSGLPWRPGARELIAELREAGVPIALVTMSIRRMALKVASAIGDGVFDVVIAGDDVEHAKPHPQPYLLAAERLGVAIGDCVAIEDSEFGLVSAVSSGAATIGVPLHLTLHEAPTHELWPTLEGTTLADLTAALERHHHRATGADA; translated from the coding sequence GTGAGCCCTCCGAGACCTGCCGCCGTTCTGTGGGATATGGATGGCACCATCGTCGACACCGAGCCGTACTGGATGCGCGCCGAAACTGACCTGGTGACCGAGCATGGCGGCTCGTGGAGCCCCGAGCAGGGCATGCAGCTCGTCGGCTCTGGCCTCGTGCAGTCGGCCCGCATTCTGCAGCAGGCGGGGGTCGCACTCGAGGTCGACGAGATCATCGACACGCTCACCGACCGGGTCATGGTGCAGATCGACTCGGGGCTTCCGTGGCGGCCGGGCGCTCGCGAACTCATTGCCGAGCTGCGCGAAGCAGGTGTTCCGATCGCCCTTGTCACGATGTCGATCAGGCGCATGGCACTCAAGGTGGCGTCGGCGATCGGCGACGGCGTGTTCGATGTGGTGATCGCGGGCGATGATGTCGAGCACGCCAAACCCCACCCTCAGCCCTACCTTCTCGCCGCTGAGCGCCTGGGAGTCGCCATCGGCGACTGCGTGGCGATCGAAGACAGTGAGTTCGGGCTCGTCTCTGCCGTCTCATCGGGGGCCGCCACGATCGGAGTGCCGCTGCACCTCACCCTGCACGAGGCGCCGACGCACGAGCTCTGGCCGACGCTCGAGGGCACCACTCTCGCCGACCTCACTGCCGCCCTCGAGCGGCACCACCACCGAGCCACCGGGGCCGACGCATGA
- a CDS encoding tRNA (adenine-N1)-methyltransferase, with protein sequence MSVRRQSGPFVVGDQVQLTDPKGRLNTVTLEPGKAFHSHRGVLDHDVLIGLPDGSVVENSQGVSYLALRPLLTDFVMSMPRGAAIIYPKDAAQILAQADIFPGARIVEAGVGSGALSMWLLRAIGEHGHLFSFERREEFAQIAEGNVSAYVGTRPENWTITLGDLQDALPLAVPAGTADRAVLDMLAPWECLDAVAEALTPGGVLLVYVATATQLSRVAEAIRHTETFTEPVSTETMVRGWNVDGLSVRPDHRMVAHTGFLLTARRLADGAGRFVKAKRGSKTEHGDDDVELWTPGAVGDRQASDKRLRKAAREAQSLAAKSSRRPIE encoded by the coding sequence ATGAGCGTCAGACGACAGAGCGGGCCGTTCGTCGTGGGCGATCAAGTGCAGCTCACCGACCCGAAGGGTCGCCTGAATACGGTGACCCTCGAACCGGGCAAAGCTTTTCACAGCCACCGCGGCGTGCTCGACCACGACGTGCTCATCGGCCTGCCCGACGGCAGCGTGGTCGAGAATTCACAGGGCGTCTCATACCTCGCGCTGCGCCCGCTGCTCACCGATTTCGTCATGTCGATGCCGCGTGGCGCTGCCATCATCTACCCGAAAGACGCCGCGCAGATTCTGGCGCAGGCCGACATCTTTCCGGGTGCCCGCATCGTCGAGGCCGGTGTCGGCTCGGGTGCTCTGAGCATGTGGTTGCTGCGCGCCATCGGCGAGCACGGCCACTTGTTCTCGTTCGAGCGCCGCGAAGAGTTCGCGCAGATCGCCGAAGGAAACGTCAGTGCCTACGTCGGCACTCGGCCCGAAAATTGGACGATCACGCTCGGTGATCTGCAGGATGCCCTGCCGCTGGCCGTGCCCGCGGGCACCGCCGATCGCGCCGTGCTCGACATGCTCGCTCCCTGGGAGTGCCTCGACGCCGTCGCCGAGGCGCTCACGCCCGGGGGAGTGCTGCTCGTCTACGTTGCCACGGCGACGCAGTTGTCGCGCGTGGCGGAGGCCATTCGTCACACCGAGACGTTCACTGAGCCGGTCTCTACCGAGACGATGGTGCGCGGCTGGAACGTCGACGGATTGTCGGTGCGCCCCGACCACCGCATGGTGGCGCACACCGGGTTCTTGCTGACGGCGAGGCGTCTGGCCGACGGAGCCGGCCGGTTCGTGAAGGCGAAGCGCGGGTCGAAGACCGAGCACGGCGATGACGATGTCGAGTTGTGGACGCCTGGGGCGGTGGGCGACCGACAGGCGAGCGACAAGCGCTTGCGCAAGGCGGCTCGCGAGGCCCAGTCGCTCGCCGCGAAGTCGTCGCGCCGCCCGATAGAGTGA